From the genome of Plectropomus leopardus isolate mb chromosome 4, YSFRI_Pleo_2.0, whole genome shotgun sequence:
TCTGGTCATGTGACAGATCCACCGACCCCTGGTCCTCCGACTCCACGATCAGCAGCGtctccccctccacctccccctccccccgACCCTCTGAGGCTGACGTGCAGGCCGCCTCGTCCCCCCCCCCGCCCAGCGGCTCGCTGCTGCTGTCCATCGCCGCGCCGCTGTCACTGCTGGAGCTGAAGAAATAATGCACCACTCCATCACCgcggtgacaaaaaaaatccatactgtCAAAGCCCTAATGAGCAAGTGTGTTTACCTGTGTGAACaggtgtgtttacctgtgtgaacaggtgtgtttacctgtgtgAACAGGTGTGTTAACCTGTGTGAACaggtgtgtttacctgtgtgAACAGGTATGTTAACCTGTGTGAACAGGTGTGTTAACCTGTGTGAACaggtgtgtttacctgtgtgAACAGGTGTGTTAACCTGTGTGAACaggtgtgtttacctgtgtgaacaggtgtgtttacctgtgtgAACAGGTATGTTAACCTGTGTGAACAGGTGTGTTTACCTGCATGAGCaggtgtgtttacctgtgtgaacaggtgtgtttacctgtgtgAGTAGGTGTGTTTACCTGTCTCACTGGTCCTGTGTCTGTCTCCGTCGTCTGTCCTCCTCCAGCTGTCTGGTCAGagtcctctgctcctccagcagaCGCAGattctccttcttcctctccacACGCTCCAGATCCCGAATCACGCCGTCGTGGAGACGCTGCATcccaaaatcacacagaaaCATCTGGGTTAATATCTGAAATATGACCGACAGTCACATCTTCAGGCACTGCAGCTGCAACGATTAGTCCATTAAGCTAAAAATCATTCAGATTCTTTAATGTGAGAattgatttttgtctttgtcatatGATGAGAGACTGAacagttttggatttttggacagtttGTGGATAAACATACGTCAAGAAGACATCAACGTGGGCTCTGGAAAATTACACAGATTcacttttttctgacattttatcgACAAACAGAATcggaaatactttattgattccCAGAGGGAAACTGTGAATTATAGGAAGTAaaaaataagtaccagcacaagtatgtaaaaatctaaaatataaatacaacaatGGTAATcaattagcactagtatgtaTTTCAAATTAACAACATGCATAATGTGCTGAGTATGgaaagtatgtaaaaatgtaaataaatacagtaatagacaattagcactaatatgtaaacatttaaaattatagatatctgtaatgtgctgagtgtaaagtgtgtaaaatataaaactgtgcctgATGCTACAATGAAATGTTTACAACTAGTATGTCagttcaaaatgtaaaaaattaaatatgtgtgCAACGCTACAATTAACAACAGTGCTATGCATCagtaagaataacaataagaatatatataatatgtgtcACATGTCAAATATCACCTACTATCAAGAGTTGGAAGAATAACACACATTTGAATAATGAATGCTGCAGTTGAATTAATGCaccaaatattgcagttaattgacaaatcaatcaaaaaactAACAGGCAGATTAATGAAAAATGATAATAGTTTCAGCTTgactataatttttttgtaatcaaaTAAAAACGTTGACAAAACAAACTACTTCCCTTTGCTAAACTGACCTTCAAATTAAAGTTACACTAACAGACAACAGGActgacatacaaacacacatagcacatatatacatacatacaaacatatatacatacatacaaacatatatacatacatacaaacaaacatacatacataaatacaaacatatacatagataaagaaacatacatacctaaataaacatacatacataaacacaaacatagattaatatatacaaacatatagacatacataaaaacatatacaaTAATACATACAAACAGACGCAGTATACATAACGTCGACCAAGGAAATAATTActaatatttaaagttttacagaTATCTCGTGTTTTCTCAGCTTTGTCGTACTTCAGTCCGTGTAGtgtttgaaatgcttttttcagtttttaattcttttatttttgatttctttgagtCCATTAACATTTATGAAGGTAACATTTTCCGCACAAATTTAATAGATTCAAAATATTTTCCCGATCATCGACTCCATCTTTATCATACAAAAACGTCtctttatatgtatatttataattgaatCATTTAAACAGTcgatgtttattaaaatattcaatttctattcaaagtattttaatatttaatgtttaaaaatggtaaaagctTCAGTTTTTCTGTCGCCTCTATTTTGAAAAGCTGCACCGGATGTTTGTGTTAGCTGCTAACGGTAGCTTCGCTCAGGCTGAGCGGCTGTTTTTTCGTTACACTGAAGCTAAAGTGAATCTGCTTCACTTCCGTCAAACTTAAACAAACCGCAGTTTGTccgtttttcatttttaacgaCAAAACGGTCCGTTAACGTCCCGTGACCTCAGCGACACCCGTTAGCTGCCTCTGAGCTAACCGTTAGCTCCGCTGTCGGCCCGGCTCGGCTCGGCCCGGTTTACCTGTCTGTCCCAGGACTGTTTGAGGTGGACGGCGGTCACGGTGCTCAGAGTCAGACCCACAGAGACTCCCAGAACCACTTTAGAGGCCGCGGACATCCCGTCAGCCGTTAGCTTCGCGTTAGCCTGCTGCTAACCGGCGCCGAGCGCGTTCACTGCTCTTCTTCTACGGTTCCTGCGTCTTCTGCGGTCGGTCCTCCGGGCTCAGGACAGCGCCCCCCCGCGGCGTCCCTGTGAACTGACTCCCCGACAAGATTCaccctctgaaccctgagcacagcGAGCTGACGAGAATGGCcccaaaaatagaaacaaaacaaacaaaaaaagacagtgacctaaaaaaatatgtatttattgtataatataatatatcatgtaacacaattttaaatataaaattattatattgatAAATATAATTGTTATTCTTTAAATCtatccatatttttaaaattattttaacattaaaattaaaatagaattaaaattcattgttttcttttactaatttattttacacatttcttgccaaactgGTCATCGGCTTTTTCCCCCcaatgaaagaaatcaaaccaatttgctcaggttttgaagggttaagaATAATCAGATTTACTCCTTTTACCTTTTTaggaaaataatatttgaagTACTTTCGACtctattttttctaaatgtgacaaaaaataagcaacaaatgtttttgtgacacaagtgatgttttttattattcaacatgaattttcaacatttgatttcaaatgtgtttgattACGTCTGTCACAGAAATAATACTTACTATTACTTATTATttaatatactatatactatactatactaatGACTTATTATTGCTAATAATTACTACTtactaaaatgcaaatttattcaaaatatttacttgatttctATTACTTCCTGTTATAGagatttaaagtaatttctCCAACAGAAatgagttttaatttttttaaattattgtattgATGATCAAGCTTTttagctctttttcttttcaatcaatcaatcaaatctttatttgtatggcacttttcatacaaagagtaacacaaagtgcctcacagagattaaaaacaataacagaaatgaaaaacatcaaagaaaatcaagaaaaatacagacagcctgaccccccccccccccccccccaccacatATACGTacgcaacaaaacacacacaatcatgtagatattcccacacatattcacaTAGGCACCCGATCACCCCCCCctcaccacccacacacacgcacacacacaccaacacacaccagctgttactaaagagacatggctagGCACTGAGACCTGAGGCGAGGGAGAAGCTACCTTTGGGGGCCAACCTCACTGAGAGGTCACGGTCCAGCACCGCCGGGGCGCCGCCACAGAGACCATCCCAACCCGGGCGGACAGGAGTGCCCGCACCAAGATGCCGAGCCCTCTAGCCACCCGGGCCGAAACAGTCCACGGTACAGCACCCCCAATGGTGGACCAGAGACCACTCCCAGTCCGGTAGGCCCtgatgaggaaacactggagctaaaaactaacacaataaaataaggtaaagaaCATAAAAGCTAAGAACGTAAGGgactgaaacagtaaaataagacaaagaatacaagtgcacagtaaaatagtttaaacattataacagctaataaataaataaataaataaatgggagactaaaacagtggaataagataaaataaaaaagttgaataaataaataaatagttagctagttagttagttagttaaaagcctgattgaaaagatgggtcctgagcctctttttaaaaacctcaacactGTCTGTGATCCTGAGGTTCTCCGGCAGGCTGTTCCACAGACGGGGGCCATAGTAACTGAAAGCCGCCTCCCCATTTCTTTTAGAGCTAACTTGTGATATGGTTAAAAGGCCGGTGCCGGAGGACCTCAGGGTCCGTGAACTTTTAACTtaggtttttttcttccactgaactcatattttctttgtatttattgctCATCTGTTTATGTTTCTGCACGTTTCAGTGACTTATCTGTGGAGGTTAAGATGAACAAACGAATTTTCCCGTGTCATTATTAAAAGTATCTAAATCTGacagacattttatttctaaacaaaacagtcaaaataatacaaataattaaaataacataaatgacTGTTTAGTGctttctgcatgttttaaacATAACACAGCAaagatcctagaaacgtgttttatagaaaaagtcatttttattcttgaaacagcaaaaataaagtagatttttatcaatcttcttttaaaacttgattttttttgtcttgtcttttttattttgtgtctctgtaaagACTTTGTAACTCTGTATAAGAGATTcacaaatttaaacaataataattattagtattattattattattattattattattagtagtagtagtagtagtagtagtagtagtattacaTTACCGTTTGTCAAATCTGGAGTTTGATCGGGACTGCATTTCCCATGAGGCCAGTCGGTGAGCTCGGTATCTTGAATGTGACGTCCCCGCTGACCAATGAGGAGCCGCGGTGCCGGCGGGGGGGCGGGGCTTCAGGTCCCGTTCAGAGAAAGTGCCACGACTCTGCAGCAGCCTGACAGACTGAGCTGAGGTGAGAAAaactttattcaactttatttaacaACATCCAAActgctcagtgtttttgtttccagctgAAAGTGACAGTGAAGAGTTAAAGTCGGACTGAAAGGTTTTTGTGAAGAAATGGTGAATTTTAAAGTCCTAAAAGATCAAAGAGTTCAGAGAGAACAGGATGTTtaaacagctgcagagagacgtttcagagaaagaaaagtctgatttcagtgtgtgtgagaggatgAGAGTGTGTCCAcctttaaaatggtaaaatctATGAATGCATAgtgataaatgtgtgtgtgtgtgtgtgtgtgtgtgtgtgtgtgtgagagctacAGGCTGCACGTGAGCTCATCTGTGCATGAAAGTTGTATTTTTAGTTGAAAGTGAGTTTTAATGTGAAACCACAAGAAACTGAAGTGAGTTACataaccgtgtgtgtgtgtgtgtgtgtgtgtgtgtgtgtgtgtgtgtgtgtgtgtgtgtgtgttgacagtacaaagggttaattgtgGACTCGGACACGTTGCTCTTTTTCAAACTCTCTGTTTGTTCTGTTAAACACAGTCAGACATTAAACATCCTGAACggatctctttctctcccacgTTAATAACACTTCGttattcacatttatttaaaatatttctgctgtctcttaaaaaaataatttgctttttgtgtttctcaaatattcagatatttttatgcattaaaaaaaatagaaaatgttgaatttgaGTCAGTAACAGTGACAGAAGGTTTGGGAACAAAATGTACTGaaagaataaagagaaaaacatcacacgATTCAGAGTCCATATCAGTAAAAAGTATATGAATCAGTCATTGTTATCTACGGATTAATATGTGGTATTTATATGTGGTAATAATATGCTGTATTAATGTGTTCATAAGATCAATTTCACATTAACTCTTTGATATCTGaacaaattgacttgatttctttcaaaaacacgagaaaagggcaatgagcaacaaaaaaaagaaatgaccaaaaaatgagcGAGAACTCAGCgctaaaaaaatacctgaaaattagaagaaaaaaaagtagaaataaataacaaaaaaataagcaaagtaCCCGGGAAAACgtgctttaaaaatcattacaaacccataaaatcattttaaatgtagattTATGATAGTTAACAAATCTTGTTTTCAGGACGTTTTCCcctttagcttttaaaaaacttttgtgggacatttcttgccaagttgctggttgtattttttctcctttttcaaaagaaaatgaaccaaatctgctcagaggtcaaaggttaaagataaagagactcaaaatgagcTCCAGCAAACAGCTGAGCGGGAcgtgaaagggttaaataaatgagTTTCTGTTTGTGAAAACAATCAATAACATATCTGTGTTGATCAGTAACGCTGCGGCGTGTCTTTAGCGTGTTTCCTGCAGGCGGTTTGTGTCATCACAGgtttttgatgaaaacacagatgcGGCGTGCGGTCTGTGACCTCGCCGAACAATTcaggaaatgaccccaaaatttaaaaaaccctgaaaataataaaaatttaaaaaaaaacaacttggaaAATAACTTGAGTGGTGCTTaaatattaatgtgattttaaatgtgcaattatgaaaattagaaatgatcctaataaaaagacatttttccttcgctttttaaaaaatgattttcttaatcagctcatttttgaaacatttgttacCGAATTGCTCGTCGCCTTTTTTCTcgcgtttttgaaagaaactgcgTTAATGTGtccagagttcaaagggttaaatactcgtgaaaagCTGAATGAAAGTGTGCGAAGGCTCCGTCTGTGTTTGATCGCTGAGCTCAGCGACGACTCTAATCAACGAGacgttttccatgtttttcgtACCTGATGGACGAAGCGACGACTCAGGACGATAACGAGCAGACTGATCGGCTCTGAACTGATCGACGAGGCGTGTGATTGGCTCAGAGCAGCAGATCAACGTTATCAGACCAGTTTCACATCATTCAGACTTTTTTATCACGTCATTTAAACGCGTTTGAACCAGCCGACCGAATAAAGCTTCAGAGTCAATCAGCGACCGAACACACGgacggtgacctttgacctccggGCAGAGGTCGGCAGGTAAACAAAGACTGATCGATACGTTTCCATAAAGGacagaaacatttgtttgtttgtttgtgagctGAAGTCACCGTGTGAATGAACAGGAACCAAAATGATTTGAAGTCAAACGTGATGGTTTTTTTTGAACACgttcttttgtttatttcaggaaaaaaactaaaaaatgaggAGCTTTATGTgcagtacatttattttgaaaatcatgCTATCCACGAAAAAAGCAGAAACTGCACAGTTCCTAACCCGAAAGTACCTCCAAAAAAATagctgccaaaaaaacccaccaaaatatatatttaaaaaatctgcaaaaatttagaagaaagaaaatttgGGCTCGCAGATTTGGAAGATGCTTTTAGAaaaattaaggacatttctgggatttttgaaagtttctaggattttaagacactctcaaattttaggacgtttattTTACGACATGTCTCcagttttaggatatttttaggattttaggacatttggtgGATTTTAGGACTCGTCCTCTTGTGTCCTCCAGCTTGtcttcaaatgttaaaaatgttaaatgttgtcTGTCTTTCCCCTCCAGACTTCCTGTTTGACACGGATCAGTCATGGACGTCTCCGACCCGCAGACGCTCGGCTTCATGGTCTTTGGGGGCTTCATGTTCATCTCGGCGGTGGGCATCGCCCTCGTCTCCACGCTGTCCATGAAGGAGACGTCGTACGAGGAGGCGCTGGCCAAACAGCGCCGCTCGCTGGTCCAAACGCAGAcgcagagagcagagaagaagaagaaggacaaGACGCAGGACAAGAAGAACAAAGCCAAGAGGAAGGAGGAGCGGCTGGACGGGAGGCCCTCGGAACCCGCCAGTGACAGCGGCGAGGAGGCGGTGGCCTCCACCGAGCCAGAATCTGAACCAGAACCTACTGCAGAGCCTGTCGCCGCCCCTGAACCCAAACCAACACCTGAACCGGAACctgaaccagaaccagaacccGCCGTGGTCCCCGCCACCGCCACCATCGAGTCTCCCCCCGCCGCCTCActgaaggagaagaagaagaagaagtccGCCAAGGTGGAGCCGCCTGCTGCGGTGGAAATCGTTGCTAAGGAAGTTGTGGTGATGGCGATGGCGCCGGTGGTAGAAGTTCGTCCGGTGAAGGTCGTTACTGATGTCAAAGAGCCGCCAGCGGCGAAAACTGAAGAACCCAAAGAGACGGCgaacaagaagaagaagtcCAAGAACAAACCTGAGCCAGGTGAGAGACAGAGGCCGCGCAGGTTTGGAGGCCgcgttttatttttcttttacaattttcGACTTTTTTGAGGGAagggggacttttttttttttttttttcaaattttttgtgatttttaaagaaaacatggcttccaaacctaaaatcaaagaaTCGTTACATTTACACCGTACATCACAGCCAGAGACCGTGAAAACAAAAACGATTGTTGGACTTTTCGAATTTCTGAGAAACTGAGAGTTGTgttttgtcccatttttttcttgaagtgACCGAGTCCCCCAACTCCTCCCCGCCGCCGCCGTACGGCGAGCTGCTGTCCGCCGTGTCCAACGCGACGCTCAGCGACGACGAGATGCACAAACTCATGGAGGTCCTGAACCTGAAGGCTGGCGCCCGCCACGACTCCTGGCAGCTGGTAGATTCAAAAACCACAGTTAGCAGTTAGCTCAGGACACAAACCTCTGCAGCAGAaagtaaacatgtttgaaaaaatgactttgaagtttgtttttaattggcagctttttttactgtaaatcttttgttgatttatttttcctttaaaatttttggtaatttttaaaaacttttgtcaatatttatttttattttgaacgttttagtaatttgtttttccgttaaaatttttggtgatttgttttcctttaaagttgataatgactttttcaaacttttggtgattttatttttctttaaatgtttctatAATAAGaacttttgcaatttttcttttaaaacttttggttatttttgttttcttttaaaattttggggcaattttttttctctaagatTTTGGTGATTGTCAAAAActtttggcaattatttttcttttgaaattttttgggtaattttttgtcCTTCAAAacttctgaacatttttaaactttcaaacttctggcaattttctttcttcttcatgaatgtttttcctttataatttttgttgatttttaaaaacttttcggAGGCGGAGCACAAACATCGGGTGCAGCAGATGCGTCCGTTTGTCTGTGAGGTGGTGCAACAACACAAGCTTTAAGTGTGACGCTGTCATACAGCAGCAACACCTGATCACAGCTGTCgttagctgttgttgttgttgttgttgttgttgttgttgtcgtcgtTGCTGTTGTCTCTGGCGTGGATACtttcattttactattttcacgACATCTCTTCCTTCAAAGCCCACCTGACCCGGCCTGCGTGTGAAAGTGTCCGTGTCGAGTTCAGACGGTAACGTTGCGTCTTTGTTTGACGTCAGGCCTGTCAGAAAGGAGACGCTCTGTCCTCTCTGAAGaaacagctggaggagaaagagaagcagCTGACCACCGAGCAGGAGGACGCCGCCGCCGCCAAGAACCGCCTCCGAGAGCTCAGCAAGGTGAGCAACGCCGCCTCGACAAAAACATCTCTGAAGGCGCCGAGAAACAACGACGAGTCCGAATAAACGTGAGAGTTCCAGACAGACGAGACGTCGAATCATCACAAGTGTCTCAAACAAccagcagggaacgttcccacaacgtTAGCCAACGTTCCCTACAAGTTACAATAATGtttgaaggaaaacattttaatctaacattcaaagaacattttaagaaagtttctcatttctAATAATGTTCCCGTGAGGTTAAATAAGACATAACGTTTGAGCTGCAACACTGTGAGGGTGTTTTGGTGACGCTGACAGATCAGAGAATGTTCTTTATGAAAcgttctcacaatgttacatgagaacaaaggaagaacattttcaaagcaaaattCAGAACgcgttattgaggactgagactacagacctttttttaaagataaaaaaatactgtgataagttaacaataaaaaataataaattattaatttttaaaaaaatgtttatagagAACGTTGCCCAAACTCAaagaagaacgttctgggaacatAAAGCAAACTTGCCTCTGAAAACTTTACTGAAACATTCAGTGGTTTCATTCAAACATTCTCAGGACGTTTTAAGAACCAAATATAGGCAGCTGGGTTACTGGATTCTGGACACCGAACGGTGATTCAGCATCAGAAACAGATGAGTCATGGTTGtaagaaaacatttcaactgttttttttatgtcgaTTGCGAGTATGAACATGTTCGAATTGTGAGGTTTTTCGTTTCAGGAACTCGGCGCAGAGAAATCCAAGATGGCGTCTTTGGACGCCCGTCTGAAGGCGGAGCTTAGCTCTCGGGTTCAGGAGATCGACGCCATGCGGGCCAGAATGGAGACTGCTAACCAGGAACACCTGAAACTTACCCAGCAACTCAACCACAAGGTTTGTTTGACCAACTCGGAAGTCTTTAGTGGCAAGTTTGGATATTCGTCCTTGAAGGTAGATCCAAGTCACGTCACAGGCCTTCAGACTGAATTCAGAGTCTGTCGTGTCTCCGAATGCTGATCATTACAAACATTTTCCCTTAAAAGTTCATAGTCCCAGTTCTCGAGTCTCAGCTGGGACATCGGCAGTGTTTGTAGCGTGTTTAGCTAACTGGCTGTTGAACTGGAACAGATCGGGAGTCTGCAGGAACAACTGGAGAACGGTCCCAACGCTCAGCTGGCCCGACTGCAGCAGGAGAACGCCATCCTCCGAGACGCCCTGAACCAGGCCACCAGCCAGGCCGAGAGCAGGTAACACACGAGCCAGGTATCCACGAGTCACATGATCTTCAgcgtaaacatgtaaacaacgACGTTCCACATTTCCTGTGAACGTTACAGTATCTGACCGATGGAAGTTCCTCTGACGTGAACAGACCTGATACACAGAAAGTCAGAGTTCCAGTTTGATGACTTTTTGAGATGCCAAATGTTAACGTTGACGAAGTCCCGGTGCAGGTTCCTTCCACGTGGTCTTCATGTCCAAATGTGACCGTAATGAGGCCTGTTATACACTCCTGACTGCGGACTGCGATCCGGTCTGACCCCCTGCAGGCAGAACGCGGAGCTGGCTCGTCTCCGGCAGGACTGTGTCCGTCTGGGTCGGGAGCTGACCGAGCGGACCGACGCTCTGCGGGCCGCCGAGGAGCGCAGGAAGAGCCTGGAGGCCAAGATGGCTGCCGCCGAGCAAGAACTGGCCCAAGCTCAGGTCAGAACCACACGAGCTGCTGAGCCGAGGAAACTCGTCGTTTCTGACTTCGTTCAAACGGAGacttttctctccttcatttTACTGACCCACATTAACAGAAgtgtttcctgtctgcaggtgcTGCGTGCGGACGCTGAGCGCGCTCTGCAGCAGCGACTGGAGGACGTCGGTCAGGAGCTGCAGGCGTCGCAgcaggaagctgctgctgccagcGGTCAGTGTTTCCGTCAGCATGAAGCTAACTAAAGATCACTGGCTCCTTAGAAGTCAAACGGGGCggctggtggctcagtggacagaGCCCCacatacagaggttgtatcgcAGCAGCCGCTGGTTCGATTCCGGCCCCgaacctttgctgcatgtcgccccctctcaGTCTCCTGCTTTCACGCTCAAACTGTCTtttaaaactggacttttattgtccattaaaagcaataaaagctaaaaaaaatatcttaaaaaacaaacaagaaatcaaaacaagagCAGAAGTGTGAGAAACCCGAGGACACGTGTTTCAGGGACGGCCaggaagtctttttttttttttttggactttttttgggcttttattggcTTTGatggacaggacagtgtgagcgtgaaagggggagagagagaggcggagCAAAAGGCCAAGGCCGGACTTGAACCCGCGGCCACActggcgaggacacagcctctgtacgtGGGGCGCCGCtctgtccactgagccaccagacgcCCCCAGAACTCTTTTTAGTGAAAACATGCTCTCCGATCCTGTGGCCCcgagatattttttcttttaataattttgatttttttcttttaaatctttttttgatgattaacaatttaaataaaataggtCTGCTGTCCTTCTGCTGTTTCTGCCTCAGATCTGAAGGGGGCGCTGGCGTCCAGAGAGGCTGAACTGCAGGAGCTAAAGGTGCAGCTGGAGAGCCAGGCTGCAGTCCAGGTAACAGCAGAGTGACGAGATAAAAGCTGTGGGGACTTTTTCAAACTCtgcatgagattaaaaaatgttttattttggcaaagttTCTAATTTAAAGAgtctggttgttgttgtttttaaatgtatgaaaatatatatatgtattttttttatttaaaaatgacagaaaacttaaagacaaaagacaaaacaaacactgaccaaaaatttttaaggagaaaaaaaaagaataaataaaatttaaacaaaaacgtttgaaagtttaaaagaaaaaagatttttaaaatgaccaaatattttcatttaaaaaatcaccaaaaaaggaaaaaaaaaaacacaaacaatactCAACAACACTCTAACAATTGCCAAactttttagagaaaaaagccaaaaattttaaaagaagaaaaaaacaccaaaaatgttaaaagaaaaagaaaaataacaaaaattttaaaagaaaaccttttttttttcctttcaaaaaaaggaaaaagtatacataacacacagatacacaaaaaaagccaaaagtggCACGCGTCAGTGTCCTGATGGTGGGCGTGGCTAACACGCAGCATGTTCGTGTGTTCGCAGGTGGAACGTTCGACTGAAGTGGAGCAGCTGAAGAACTGGTACGAACTCTTCTTCTCTCACATCATTGAACCAATAACTGAGCGCAGATGTCGTAGTTTGACTTCCTGTGTGACTTCCCGTCAGCGTGCAGCGCAGAGACGAGCAGGTGGGCGGGCTGGAGGCGGAGCTCGCTCAGCTGAGGGCGGAGCTACAGCTGGTGACGTCATCACAGCCTCAGAGGTCAGGAAGGTGATTTAATACGATGTTAAAGCTGATGAAGCAGGAACACGAAGAAGAAGTTTTTACATTCACCTCATCAGAGTTCATCACAGCAGCACCTGGTGGACgtcagaggaactgc
Proteins encoded in this window:
- the rrbp1b gene encoding ribosome-binding protein 1b isoform X1, with protein sequence MDVSDPQTLGFMVFGGFMFISAVGIALVSTLSMKETSYEEALAKQRRSLVQTQTQRAEKKKKDKTQDKKNKAKRKEERLDGRPSEPASDSGEEAVASTEPESEPEPTAEPVAAPEPKPTPEPEPEPEPEPAVVPATATIESPPAASLKEKKKKKSAKVEPPAAVEIVAKEVVVMAMAPVVEVRPVKVVTDVKEPPAAKTEEPKETANKKKKSKNKPEPVTESPNSSPPPPYGELLSAVSNATLSDDEMHKLMEVLNLKAGARHDSWQLACQKGDALSSLKKQLEEKEKQLTTEQEDAAAAKNRLRELSKELGAEKSKMASLDARLKAELSSRVQEIDAMRARMETANQEHLKLTQQLNHKIGSLQEQLENGPNAQLARLQQENAILRDALNQATSQAESRQNAELARLRQDCVRLGRELTERTDALRAAEERRKSLEAKMAAAEQELAQAQVLRADAERALQQRLEDVGQELQASQQEAAAASDLKGALASREAELQELKVQLESQAAVQVERSTEVEQLKNCVQRRDEQVGGLEAELAQLRAELQLVTSSQPQRSGRATDGEAAAADQTQKDGSGSETESEQPFESLEEDSQLLRLEEELQQLREELQQARNHGNELQDKVAAMSTAEHESEQREAELKAAMTEAETRFASLSLDFQASLQVLFPGVSVEAEQSDWLQRFTQRVQESQREAESAHTELQSRLTDADRKQTELQTKFDENSKLLQETEAELQALQRRSEEEETVWKNKLSEAEQQKQTVLDQLKLLEDKVQSQRTEPEDTQQLKEQLMLLEAQLERQLEEAAATQSCSQELAQARQEVAELRRQLEAAGRSAARPEVADSVTAEGEVKEEVQEEAVQVKEETSV
- the rrbp1b gene encoding ribosome-binding protein 1b isoform X2; translated protein: MDVSDPQTLGFMVFGGFMFISAVGIALVSTLSMKETSYEEALAKQRRSLVQTQTQRAEKKKKDKTQDKKNKAKRKEERLDGRPSEPASDSGEEAVASTEPESEPEPTAEPVAAPEPKPTPEPEPEPEPEPAVVPATATIESPPAASLKEKKKKKSAKVEPPAAVEIVAKEVVVMAMAPVVEVRPVKVVTDVKEPPAAKTEEPKETANKKKKSKNKPEPVTESPNSSPPPPYGELLSAVSNATLSDDEMHKLMEVLNLKAGARHDSWQLACQKGDALSSLKKQLEEKEKQLTTEQEDAAAAKNRLRELSKELGAEKSKMASLDARLKAELSSRVQEIDAMRARMETANQEHLKLTQQLNHKIGSLQEQLENGPNAQLARLQQENAILRDALNQATSQAESRQNAELARLRQDCVRLGRELTERTDALRAAEERRKSLEAKMAAAEQELAQAQVLRADAERALQQRLEDVGQELQASQQEAAAASDLKGALASREAELQELKVQLESQAAVQVERSTEVEQLKNCVQRRDEQVGGLEAELAQLRAELQLVTSSQPQRATDGEAAAADQTQKDGSGSETESEQPFESLEEDSQLLRLEEELQQLREELQQARNHGNELQDKVAAMSTAEHESEQREAELKAAMTEAETRFASLSLDFQASLQVLFPGVSVEAEQSDWLQRFTQRVQESQREAESAHTELQSRLTDADRKQTELQTKFDENSKLLQETEAELQALQRRSEEEETVWKNKLSEAEQQKQTVLDQLKLLEDKVQSQRTEPEDTQQLKEQLMLLEAQLERQLEEAAATQSCSQELAQARQEVAELRRQLEAAGRSAARPEVADSVTAEGEVKEEVQEEAVQVKEETSV